The Malus sylvestris chromosome 3, drMalSylv7.2, whole genome shotgun sequence genomic sequence TTCGTTATTGCTGCAATGAATTTATACATGCGATCGTGATTAATAATTTAGAAGCATAAGACCGTAATTCTTGACCGTTTGtgtatcatctttgctttgttcTGTTCAGAAAGACTAATTAGCCAAGTTTAGATGATTTTCGAATCCGAAGAGTGTTCAACTAGAGCTTGATTATATGTAAACGTCGTCGAAAACATTTCATCCGGAAGAATGTAACTGTCATGTGTTTGGTCGCATTTGCATTTGCATTTGCATTTGAATCAAAATGTATGTCATCATTAAATATCAATCTTGAAATTTATGGTATTGTTTGTTTTGATGGTGAACTGAAGACTAAAATTCCACATTTGGGCATCTCCAGCTATGCCCACAAAATGGACAGAACTCGTCGGCTGGCAGCACCAATTACCAAATCACAAGCCTTCGTTCCACTATTCTAAGTCCTCACTTCGACAAAAAAGTCGGACTTAGACTAGACCTCCTCACCTAGCTAACCTATCAGCGAATTACCAAATATCACCACGACAGACCAAAACATCCTTAGCATTGATTGCTCACTTGAAAGTTGCAACTGGGTTGGTATGCCACATTCAAGTCGTGGCCTTGAATCTCTCTTACATCGCAGTCACCATTCCTCCTCACCTACCTACGCCATCAGCAAAAAATGAATGGTGTGTGTTTGATATGTTAAAAAATCTAAAGTCTCCTCACCTTGACATAGAAGCCGGGCAAgtttaagggctggtttggtattgctgtgctttgaaaaaaaaaactgtttatgttgtgctgtgagaataagcttatTTTTGCTGTTTCacgcttttaattttttttcacccaaaactgtgaaaataaactgtttttaagtgtttaccaaacacctttttgagctcatcttttttttttatacccattttttataaaagcacctcagtaTCAAACCAGTACAAAAGTCGTTCACAAGTCTTGGTAACACCAACTTGTTTCCCTATTTATGTGAATGTAATGAGTTCTAGTTTTCGATCGAATTTATACCGAAAGACGAAAACTACTACAATTAAGGAGAGAAGTCGTTTCCTACTATCAAAGATGTTGTCGATGATACAATGCTTGTGTTATATCTATATGATGATTGTGGCTAATTACTTAACTGCAGGAGCATTAGCAAtagctcataccaatttcagcACAGATCAATCTGCGCTTCTTGCTCTCAAGGCTCACATCACTAGTGACCCTCAAAACATCTTGACCGCCAACTGGTCCTCTGCCTCCAATTCCAACATTTGCAACTGGGTTGGCGTTACCTGCGGTGCTCGCCACCACAGAGTCACGGCCTTAAATCTCCCTTACATGGGTCTTGCCGGAGTTATTCCTCCGCATCTTGGCAACCTCTCATTTCTCGTTGAGTTGGGCCTTCAGAATAATAGTTTTCATGGTCCCCTACCGCAAGAACTGTCTCGTTTGCGCCGGTTGAAGGCGATTAACTTTGGAAACAACAGCTTTATGGGAACCATTCCTTTGTGGTTTGGGTCCTTTGCTAAACTTCAAACCATCAAATTGTACGATAATGACTTCTCTGGTTTCATACCCGCTGCTATCTTCAACTTATCTGCACTCGAAAACATTTACCTGATGAGGAACCAACTATCGGGTACGTACATACCACCATTACCAACTACCTAGGAATATAAATTAATGTTGCTTGCTTCATCATTACATTTTAACATCTTTGTTTCATTTTAACCTCTATATATAAGATGTATAACAATCATctcgtttgttttttttttccttcttttttgttGGAATGCATGCACATATTTAACAGGTAGCATACCCAGAGAAATAGGCAACTTAACAATGGTGAAGGGCATATACCTTGACGACAACAAGTTCGAAGGTATACTGTATGACTGAGGTTTTgttacatatatatacaaacacacacacacacacataaacacAAGCCCCTTCTTAGCTGGGATCTTGTTCAACTTCGGCAAAAAATGAGATGAGAGGACTATTGTAGGATCGTATATTGACCGTGTAAGACCCTCGTATTCTAGAGCAAAAAAGAGGTCCTATATGGTGAGTACATGGTCCTTAGAATGTATCCCACTTTTGCTATGGTACAACGGGATTCCCAATAAGAAGCTGCtcctatatatgtatacatgaTTTTAACAATATACACGGATTGATTTTATAGAACTTCCGAACGAGATAGGCAGTTTAGGTCAGCTGGAGGAGTTGTTTGTGCAGGACAATGCCCTAAAAGGCTCTGCTTTTGTGCCTGTCCTTAACATATCTTCTTTGACTACTTTGGCTTTATCCGGAAACAACATGAGTGGTATTCTTCCGGACAATATGTGTGAGCATCTTTCGAGTATTCAACGATTTTCTTTGAATCAAAACCAGTTTGACGGTCTGATTCCCTCCAAACTGTGGCAATGCAAAGAGCTTCGTGTAATTGCATTAGAGTCTAACAATTTCCGTGGGAGCATACCCAAAAGTCTTGGCAATTTGACCTACTTAACCGAGATTTTTCTTCGTTTCAATAATTTAACAGGTAATAAATTTGGGGGCGTTTTACAatcatttcgtttttagtttttagataAACTGAAGTTACAAAGTTAATGCAAACGTGCTGACATTGTGATAGGTACAATACCGGATGAGATTGGTGATCTTCCGCAGTTAGAGGTTTTGAGATTGGGTGCTAATAATCTCAATGGTGTCATCCCATCCAAGCTCTTCAATAACTCCATGATTAGAGTAATATCGCTTACTTTAAATCAGCTCTCAGGTGGCCTCCCAGCAAACATAGGTCTTAATGTTCCAAACCTAGAATTCTTTTCTGTATCCTCCAATAACCTCGTGGCCGGGACACTCCCTAACTTCTCCAATGCTTCCAAGCTCAGGGTCCTAGCCATGGACACAAACTCATTTACCGGGTTTCTTCCTAGCACGCTCTGTTCCTTGAAAAACCTCGAGCTTCTTTTCTTGTTCTGGAATCATTTGACGATTGATGCTTCTACTCTCTCTTGCTTGTTTAATCTTAGAAATTTGACAAAATTAGACTTGGGAGGTAATCCATTAAACACCACGATTCCAGCTTTTCGTGGGAATCTCTCTACGCCACTCACATATTTTGATTTAAGCATTTCCAACATCAGGGGTAACATTCCCGTTGATATTGCCAACTTGAGCAGCTTGATAGAACTACATCTGGAAATCAATCAGTTGAGTGGAGCAATTCCAACATCAATACAGAGGCTAAAAAATCTCCAAGGTTTGTTTCTGTATGATAACAAACTGCAAGGACATATCCCGTATGAACTCTGTCAACTAACCAACCTAGCCGAGTTAGGTTTGGGTCATAATCGGCTCTCTGGTTCTATTCCTTCCTGCTTGGGTGCTTTGGCAGTAGCTCTAAGAAATCTATCGTTAGAGTCCAATTTGTTAACTTCAAAAATACCATCTTCCTTGTGGGAACTCAAGTATGTATTGCACCTAAACTTGTCATCCAATTCTCTAGTTGGACCACTCTCAGAAGACATCGGAAAGTTGAAAGAAGTGGTGGATATAGATTTATCAAATAACCACTTCTCCGGAAACATTCCCGGTAGCATTGGTGGTCTtcaaaatatgattaatttgTCCTTGGCAAACAATTATTTACAAGGCCCTATTCCCAGTTCATTTAAAACCTTGCTAAGCCTAGAATTCTTGGATTTGTCCCAAAATAATCTATCTGGAGAGATCCCAAAGTCATTGGAAGCACTCTTGTATCTCAAGCATCTGAATTTGTCTTTCAACAAACTCCAAGGAGAAATTCCAACCGGCGGGCCTTTCGGAAACTTCTCTGCCGATTCATTTGTATCGAACGGTGCGCTCTGCGGTGCTTCCCGACTCCATGTTCCCCTGTGCAAAAATAGAACAAAAGTTAAGCCAAATTGGAGGAAAGCTAAATATATCATCTCAGGGGTCATACCAGTAATACTCCTAGCGGCCGCTGCATTGATTCTGATACTATGCAACAAAAGGAATGTCGAAGTTGTAAGAGAAACTGCCTCGCTACATCAAGTTCTTTGGAGAAGAGTTTCGCGCCTAGAACTTGTAAATGCGACAAATGGATTTCACGAGAGTAACTTACTAGGCACGGGGGGTTTTGGCTCAGTATACAGAGGAACACTTTCATACGGGATAGACATCGCCGTCAAGGTTTTCAATTTACAGGTAGAAGGGGCATTCAAAAGTTTTGATAGGGAATGTGAAATGCTAAGCAATATCCGTCACCGGAATCTTATTAAAATCATAAGTTGCTGCGATGAACTTGATTTCAAAGCCCTGATACTTCAATTGATGCCTAATGGAAGCCTCGAAAACTGGTTGTATTCTCCAAA encodes the following:
- the LOC126614688 gene encoding receptor kinase-like protein Xa21 isoform X1, translated to MDRTQTKTSLPLVAHFQVAIGALAIAHTNFSTDQSALLALKAHITSDPQNILTANWSSASNSNICNWVGVTCGARHHRVTALNLPYMGLAGVIPPHLGNLSFLVELGLQNNSFHGPLPQELSRLRRLKAINFGNNSFMGTIPLWFGSFAKLQTIKLYDNDFSGFIPAAIFNLSALENIYLMRNQLSGSIPREIGNLTMVKGIYLDDNKFEELPNEIGSLGQLEELFVQDNALKGSAFVPVLNISSLTTLALSGNNMSGILPDNMCEHLSSIQRFSLNQNQFDGLIPSKLWQCKELRVIALESNNFRGSIPKSLGNLTYLTEIFLRFNNLTGTIPDEIGDLPQLEVLRLGANNLNGVIPSKLFNNSMIRVISLTLNQLSGGLPANIGLNVPNLEFFSVSSNNLVAGTLPNFSNASKLRVLAMDTNSFTGFLPSTLCSLKNLELLFLFWNHLTIDASTLSCLFNLRNLTKLDLGGNPLNTTIPAFRGNLSTPLTYFDLSISNIRGNIPVDIANLSSLIELHLEINQLSGAIPTSIQRLKNLQGLFLYDNKLQGHIPYELCQLTNLAELGLGHNRLSGSIPSCLGALAVALRNLSLESNLLTSKIPSSLWELKYVLHLNLSSNSLVGPLSEDIGKLKEVVDIDLSNNHFSGNIPGSIGGLQNMINLSLANNYLQGPIPSSFKTLLSLEFLDLSQNNLSGEIPKSLEALLYLKHLNLSFNKLQGEIPTGGPFGNFSADSFVSNGALCGASRLHVPLCKNRTKVKPNWRKAKYIISGVIPVILLAAAALILILCNKRNVEVVRETASLHQVLWRRVSRLELVNATNGFHESNLLGTGGFGSVYRGTLSYGIDIAVKVFNLQVEGAFKSFDRECEMLSNIRHRNLIKIISCCDELDFKALILQLMPNGSLENWLYSPNRSMNILQRLDVMKDVALALEYLHHGYSVPIVHCDVKPSNILLDDDMVAHVADFGIARLIGGGHSMTETMTLATVGYMAPEFGMEGSVSTRGDVYSFGIVLMETFTKRKPTDEMFVGEMNLKQWIADSLFPDAAIGEVVDADILGAEEDGDFVSKRDCLSSVMRLALACTAALPGERINMKDAAITLTKIKTKFLKDCEEDAAITLTKIKTKYLKDCEGVNS
- the LOC126614688 gene encoding receptor kinase-like protein Xa21 isoform X3; translated protein: MSFTSLGALAIAHTNFSTDQSALLALKAHITSDPQNILTANWSSASNSNICNWVGVTCGARHHRVTALNLPYMGLAGVIPPHLGNLSFLVELGLQNNSFHGPLPQELSRLRRLKAINFGNNSFMGTIPLWFGSFAKLQTIKLYDNDFSGFIPAAIFNLSALENIYLMRNQLSGSIPREIGNLTMVKGIYLDDNKFEELPNEIGSLGQLEELFVQDNALKGSAFVPVLNISSLTTLALSGNNMSGILPDNMCEHLSSIQRFSLNQNQFDGLIPSKLWQCKELRVIALESNNFRGSIPKSLGNLTYLTEIFLRFNNLTGTIPDEIGDLPQLEVLRLGANNLNGVIPSKLFNNSMIRVISLTLNQLSGGLPANIGLNVPNLEFFSVSSNNLVAGTLPNFSNASKLRVLAMDTNSFTGFLPSTLCSLKNLELLFLFWNHLTIDASTLSCLFNLRNLTKLDLGGNPLNTTIPAFRGNLSTPLTYFDLSISNIRGNIPVDIANLSSLIELHLEINQLSGAIPTSIQRLKNLQGLFLYDNKLQGHIPYELCQLTNLAELGLGHNRLSGSIPSCLGALAVALRNLSLESNLLTSKIPSSLWELKYVLHLNLSSNSLVGPLSEDIGKLKEVVDIDLSNNHFSGNIPGSIGGLQNMINLSLANNYLQGPIPSSFKTLLSLEFLDLSQNNLSGEIPKSLEALLYLKHLNLSFNKLQGEIPTGGPFGNFSADSFVSNGALCGASRLHVPLCKNRTKVKPNWRKAKYIISGVIPVILLAAAALILILCNKRNVEVVRETASLHQVLWRRVSRLELVNATNGFHESNLLGTGGFGSVYRGTLSYGIDIAVKVFNLQVEGAFKSFDRECEMLSNIRHRNLIKIISCCDELDFKALILQLMPNGSLENWLYSPNRSMNILQRLDVMKDVALALEYLHHGYSVPIVHCDVKPSNILLDDDMVAHVADFGIARLIGGGHSMTETMTLATVGYMAPEFGMEGSVSTRGDVYSFGIVLMETFTKRKPTDEMFVGEMNLKQWIADSLFPDAAIGEVVDADILGAEEDGDFVSKRDCLSSVMRLALACTAALPGERINMKDAAITLTKIKTKFLKDCEEDAAITLTKIKTKYLKDCEGVNS
- the LOC126614688 gene encoding receptor kinase-like protein Xa21 isoform X2 translates to MSSSFRSNLNRKTKTTTIKERSRFLPSKMLSMIHCLCYIYMMIMANYLTAGALAIAHTNFSTDQSALLALKAHITSDPQNILTANWSSASNSNICNWVGVTCGARHHRVTALNLPYMGLAGVIPPHLGNLSFLVELGLQNNSFHGPLPQELSRLRRLKAINFGNNSFMGTIPLWFGSFAKLQTIKLYDNDFSGFIPAAIFNLSALENIYLMRNQLSGSIPREIGNLTMVKGIYLDDNKFEELPNEIGSLGQLEELFVQDNALKGSAFVPVLNISSLTTLALSGNNMSGILPDNMCEHLSSIQRFSLNQNQFDGLIPSKLWQCKELRVIALESNNFRGSIPKSLGNLTYLTEIFLRFNNLTGTIPDEIGDLPQLEVLRLGANNLNGVIPSKLFNNSMIRVISLTLNQLSGGLPANIGLNVPNLEFFSVSSNNLVAGTLPNFSNASKLRVLAMDTNSFTGFLPSTLCSLKNLELLFLFWNHLTIDASTLSCLFNLRNLTKLDLGGNPLNTTIPAFRGNLSTPLTYFDLSISNIRGNIPVDIANLSSLIELHLEINQLSGAIPTSIQRLKNLQGLFLYDNKLQGHIPYELCQLTNLAELGLGHNRLSGSIPSCLGALAVALRNLSLESNLLTSKIPSSLWELKYVLHLNLSSNSLVGPLSEDIGKLKEVVDIDLSNNHFSGNIPGSIGGLQNMINLSLANNYLQGPIPSSFKTLLSLEFLDLSQNNLSGEIPKSLEALLYLKHLNLSFNKLQGEIPTGGPFGNFSADSFVSNGALCGASRLHVPLCKNRTKVKPNWRKAKYIISGVIPVILLAAAALILILCNKRNVEVVRETASLHQVLWRRVSRLELVNATNGFHESNLLGTGGFGSVYRGTLSYGIDIAVKVFNLQVEGAFKSFDRECEMLSNIRHRNLIKIISCCDELDFKALILQLMPNGSLENWLYSPNRSMNILQRLDVMKDVALALEYLHHGYSVPIVHCDVKPSNILLDDDMVAHVADFGIARLIGGGHSMTETMTLATVGYMAPEFGMEGSVSTRGDVYSFGIVLMETFTKRKPTDEMFVGEMNLKQWIADSLFPDAAIGEVVDADILGAEEDGDFVSKRDCLSSVMRLALACTAALPGERINMKDAAITLTKIKTKFLKDCEEDAAITLTKIKTKYLKDCEGVNS
- the LOC126614688 gene encoding probable LRR receptor-like serine/threonine-protein kinase At3g47570 isoform X4; amino-acid sequence: MGLAGVIPPHLGNLSFLVELGLQNNSFHGPLPQELSRLRRLKAINFGNNSFMGTIPLWFGSFAKLQTIKLYDNDFSGFIPAAIFNLSALENIYLMRNQLSGSIPREIGNLTMVKGIYLDDNKFEELPNEIGSLGQLEELFVQDNALKGSAFVPVLNISSLTTLALSGNNMSGILPDNMCEHLSSIQRFSLNQNQFDGLIPSKLWQCKELRVIALESNNFRGSIPKSLGNLTYLTEIFLRFNNLTGTIPDEIGDLPQLEVLRLGANNLNGVIPSKLFNNSMIRVISLTLNQLSGGLPANIGLNVPNLEFFSVSSNNLVAGTLPNFSNASKLRVLAMDTNSFTGFLPSTLCSLKNLELLFLFWNHLTIDASTLSCLFNLRNLTKLDLGGNPLNTTIPAFRGNLSTPLTYFDLSISNIRGNIPVDIANLSSLIELHLEINQLSGAIPTSIQRLKNLQGLFLYDNKLQGHIPYELCQLTNLAELGLGHNRLSGSIPSCLGALAVALRNLSLESNLLTSKIPSSLWELKYVLHLNLSSNSLVGPLSEDIGKLKEVVDIDLSNNHFSGNIPGSIGGLQNMINLSLANNYLQGPIPSSFKTLLSLEFLDLSQNNLSGEIPKSLEALLYLKHLNLSFNKLQGEIPTGGPFGNFSADSFVSNGALCGASRLHVPLCKNRTKVKPNWRKAKYIISGVIPVILLAAAALILILCNKRNVEVVRETASLHQVLWRRVSRLELVNATNGFHESNLLGTGGFGSVYRGTLSYGIDIAVKVFNLQVEGAFKSFDRECEMLSNIRHRNLIKIISCCDELDFKALILQLMPNGSLENWLYSPNRSMNILQRLDVMKDVALALEYLHHGYSVPIVHCDVKPSNILLDDDMVAHVADFGIARLIGGGHSMTETMTLATVGYMAPEFGMEGSVSTRGDVYSFGIVLMETFTKRKPTDEMFVGEMNLKQWIADSLFPDAAIGEVVDADILGAEEDGDFVSKRDCLSSVMRLALACTAALPGERINMKDAAITLTKIKTKFLKDCEEDAAITLTKIKTKYLKDCEGVNS
- the LOC126614688 gene encoding probable LRR receptor-like serine/threonine-protein kinase At3g47570 isoform X5, with amino-acid sequence MISLSTNQLSGSIPREIGNLTMVKGIYLDDNKFEELPNEIGSLGQLEELFVQDNALKGSAFVPVLNISSLTTLALSGNNMSGILPDNMCEHLSSIQRFSLNQNQFDGLIPSKLWQCKELRVIALESNNFRGSIPKSLGNLTYLTEIFLRFNNLTGTIPDEIGDLPQLEVLRLGANNLNGVIPSKLFNNSMIRVISLTLNQLSGGLPANIGLNVPNLEFFSVSSNNLVAGTLPNFSNASKLRVLAMDTNSFTGFLPSTLCSLKNLELLFLFWNHLTIDASTLSCLFNLRNLTKLDLGGNPLNTTIPAFRGNLSTPLTYFDLSISNIRGNIPVDIANLSSLIELHLEINQLSGAIPTSIQRLKNLQGLFLYDNKLQGHIPYELCQLTNLAELGLGHNRLSGSIPSCLGALAVALRNLSLESNLLTSKIPSSLWELKYVLHLNLSSNSLVGPLSEDIGKLKEVVDIDLSNNHFSGNIPGSIGGLQNMINLSLANNYLQGPIPSSFKTLLSLEFLDLSQNNLSGEIPKSLEALLYLKHLNLSFNKLQGEIPTGGPFGNFSADSFVSNGALCGASRLHVPLCKNRTKVKPNWRKAKYIISGVIPVILLAAAALILILCNKRNVEVVRETASLHQVLWRRVSRLELVNATNGFHESNLLGTGGFGSVYRGTLSYGIDIAVKVFNLQVEGAFKSFDRECEMLSNIRHRNLIKIISCCDELDFKALILQLMPNGSLENWLYSPNRSMNILQRLDVMKDVALALEYLHHGYSVPIVHCDVKPSNILLDDDMVAHVADFGIARLIGGGHSMTETMTLATVGYMAPEFGMEGSVSTRGDVYSFGIVLMETFTKRKPTDEMFVGEMNLKQWIADSLFPDAAIGEVVDADILGAEEDGDFVSKRDCLSSVMRLALACTAALPGERINMKDAAITLTKIKTKFLKDCEEDAAITLTKIKTKYLKDCEGVNS
- the LOC126614688 gene encoding probable LRR receptor-like serine/threonine-protein kinase At3g47570 isoform X6, producing MISLSTNQLSGSIPREIGNLTMVNCINLDDKKFEEFPNEMGSLDQLEELYAQSNALKGSAIVPVLNISSLTTLAPYGNNISGSLPKNICEHLLSIRRFNLGRNQFDGLIPSKLWQCKELCEILLGSNNFLGSIPKSLGNLTYLTKIYLNDNNLIGTIPDEIGDLPQLEVLRLGANNLNGVIPSKLFNNSMIRVISLTLNQLSGGLPANIGLNVPNLEFFSVSSNNLVAGTLPNFSNASKLRVLAMDTNSFTGFLPSTLCSLKNLELLFLFWNHLTIDASTLSCLFNLRNLTKLDLGGNPLNTTIPAFRGNLSTPLTYFDLSISNIRGNIPVDIANLSSLIELHLEINQLSGAIPTSIQRLKNLQGLFLYDNKLQGHIPYELCQLTNLAELGLGHNRLSGSIPSCLGALAVALRNLSLESNLLTSKIPSSLWELKYVLHLNLSSNSLVGPLSEDIGKLKEVVDIDLSNNHFSGNIPGSIGGLQNMINLSLANNYLQGPIPSSFKTLLSLEFLDLSQNNLSGEIPKSLEALLYLKHLNLSFNKLQGEIPTGGPFGNFSADSFVSNGALCGASRLHVPLCKNRTKVKPNWRKAKYIISGVIPVILLAAAALILILCNKRNVEVVRETASLHQVLWRRVSRLELVNATNGFHESNLLGTGGFGSVYRGTLSYGIDIAVKVFNLQVEGAFKSFDRECEMLSNIRHRNLIKIISCCDELDFKALILQLMPNGSLENWLYSPNRSMNILQRLDVMKDVALALEYLHHGYSVPIVHCDVKPSNILLDDDMVAHVADFGIARLIGGGHSMTETMTLATVGYMAPEFGMEGSVSTRGDVYSFGIVLMETFTKRKPTDEMFVGEMNLKQWIADSLFPDAAIGEVVDADILGAEEDGDFVSKRDCLSSVMRLALACTAALPGERINMKDAAITLTKIKTKFLKDCEEDAAITLTKIKTKYLKDCEGVNS